From one Cyanobacterium stanieri PCC 7202 genomic stretch:
- a CDS encoding hypothetical protein (KEGG: syn:sll0931 hypothetical protein~SPTR: Sll0931 protein), whose amino-acid sequence MATKKKNKGILKKVLIIVSGLAFVFFSVSAVVNMIINPQTPVSTGNETPGGDDLMDSQIEREIAGYQSVIDDEPENRFALERLVELNLQRGDLQGALPHMEKLAEVHPEDERYQEVLGIIRQGLEEQQNPPSEVPITPETPENGE is encoded by the coding sequence ATGGCGACTAAAAAAAAGAATAAAGGTATTTTAAAAAAAGTTTTAATCATTGTTTCTGGATTGGCGTTTGTTTTCTTTTCTGTTTCTGCGGTGGTTAATATGATTATTAATCCTCAGACACCTGTTTCTACGGGTAATGAAACTCCGGGGGGGGATGATTTGATGGATTCTCAAATTGAAAGGGAAATCGCTGGTTATCAGTCGGTGATAGATGATGAGCCTGAAAATCGTTTTGCCTTAGAAAGATTGGTGGAATTAAATTTACAACGAGGTGATTTACAGGGGGCTTTACCTCATATGGAGAAGTTGGCGGAAGTCCATCCTGAAGATGAGCGTTATCAGGAGGTTTTAGGGATTATTAGGCAGGGTTTGGAAGAACAACAAAATCCTCCTAGTGAGGTACCTATCACCCCTGAGACTCCTGAAAATGGCGAATAG
- a CDS encoding DegT/DnrJ/EryC1/StrS aminotransferase (PFAM: DegT/DnrJ/EryC1/StrS aminotransferase family~COGs: COG0399 pyridoxal phosphate-dependent enzyme apparently involved in regulation of cell wall biogenesis~InterPro IPR000653~KEGG: cyn:Cyan7425_4196 DegT/DnrJ/EryC1/StrS aminotransferase~PFAM: DegT/DnrJ/EryC1/StrS aminotransferase~SPTR: DegT/DnrJ/EryC1/StrS aminotransferase) has product MKIPILDLQLQYQQLKSEIDGAIALVLESTQFVLGPEVQKLEQEIASFLGVNHAIGVNSGTDALLIALRALNIGEGDEVITTSFSFYATAESISLVGAKPIFADIEEDSFNINPESIKEKITPKTKAILPVHLYGQPAKMAQIKEIAEEYGLKIIEDCAQAFGAKYYGDCLGCEQKCSDAQRNSIEGKYVGGIGDIGAFSFYPTKNLGAYGDGGMITTNDDDIAELARMLRVHGAKKNYHNEMLGYNSRLDSIQATILRVKLNYIKDWNQARQNIARKYNQLLGNLKSIVVPSFSDGHVFHQYTIRVDNGRRDELKAYLADKGIGSMIYYPIPQDQLPVYKGQYTPNPISTQLAYEVLSLPIYPELSEDKVQEVANAIISFYD; this is encoded by the coding sequence ATGAAAATTCCTATTCTTGATTTACAACTGCAATACCAACAACTTAAATCTGAGATTGATGGGGCGATCGCCCTTGTGCTAGAATCTACTCAATTTGTACTTGGTCCAGAAGTGCAAAAATTAGAACAAGAAATTGCTAGTTTTTTGGGCGTTAACCATGCGATCGGGGTAAACTCTGGTACAGATGCACTACTTATTGCCCTAAGAGCGTTGAATATTGGAGAAGGGGATGAGGTTATTACTACTTCTTTTTCTTTTTATGCCACTGCCGAATCCATCAGCCTTGTGGGTGCAAAACCGATTTTTGCTGACATAGAAGAAGATAGTTTTAATATCAACCCTGAAAGTATCAAGGAAAAAATTACCCCGAAAACCAAAGCCATTCTGCCAGTGCATCTTTATGGACAACCTGCAAAAATGGCACAAATCAAGGAAATTGCAGAAGAATATGGATTAAAAATTATTGAAGACTGCGCCCAAGCCTTTGGGGCAAAATATTATGGGGATTGTTTAGGTTGTGAACAAAAATGCAGTGATGCTCAACGTAATAGTATTGAAGGGAAGTATGTCGGTGGTATAGGTGATATAGGTGCTTTTTCCTTTTACCCTACCAAAAACCTCGGTGCCTATGGAGACGGAGGCATGATTACCACTAACGATGATGATATTGCCGAATTAGCCCGAATGTTGAGGGTACATGGAGCGAAAAAGAACTATCATAACGAAATGCTCGGGTATAACTCCCGTCTTGATAGTATACAAGCAACCATCCTCAGAGTAAAACTAAACTATATTAAAGATTGGAATCAAGCTAGACAAAATATTGCCCGTAAATATAATCAATTGTTAGGTAATCTTAAATCTATTGTTGTTCCCTCCTTCTCTGATGGTCATGTGTTCCATCAATATACCATTAGGGTTGATAATGGTCGAAGAGACGAATTAAAAGCATATCTGGCGGATAAGGGTATTGGTAGCATGATTTATTATCCCATTCCCCAAGATCAATTACCTGTTTATAAAGGACAATATACTCCTAATCCTATCTCCACTCAGTTAGCTTATGAGGTGTTAAGTTTACCTATCTATCCCGAATTATCAGAGGATAAAGTTCAAGAAGTAGCTAACGCCATTATTAGTTTTTATGACTAA